Proteins encoded within one genomic window of Couchioplanes caeruleus:
- a CDS encoding VOC family protein, with amino-acid sequence MTVAVPPHGAIGWFEIGSAEPDVAEEFYGGLFGWQFTGGRSAGFDYRDISTGPEHPVRGGLLNTEGRAPGYAVFVVLVDDVAVTCDETRRLGGRVDLGPVMTETGVVCAYLSDPQGNRFAVFTPPGR; translated from the coding sequence ATGACCGTAGCTGTCCCACCGCACGGCGCCATCGGATGGTTCGAGATCGGCAGCGCGGAGCCCGACGTCGCTGAGGAGTTCTACGGCGGGCTCTTCGGCTGGCAGTTCACCGGAGGTCGGTCCGCCGGCTTTGACTATCGCGACATCAGCACCGGGCCCGAACACCCAGTGCGCGGCGGCTTGTTGAACACCGAGGGTCGCGCTCCGGGCTACGCCGTCTTCGTCGTGCTGGTCGATGACGTGGCAGTGACATGCGACGAGACGCGGCGACTCGGCGGGCGGGTCGACCTGGGTCCGGTGATGACGGAGACGGGTGTGGTGTGCGCGTACCTGTCAGACCCGCAGGGCAACCGTTTCGCCGTGTTCACGCCGCCCGGCCGGTAA
- a CDS encoding methyl-accepting chemotaxis protein, giving the protein MVRKGSAGTGEGVPPMLRSAETLLAALHAAPSVLIIANAAGEIVYRNKAADELTRRAVGQHGEQAMLDLRNGMKRIMETATDFPLTTHIPTEVNGRKLYGGVTIDRFPGGFIFTWSDETEKVEANELVNSLVTELTRASSELAEAGRQLADAAGQSAERADAISRNSSEMAESIREIAGRVTSATTSTDTAVASARSTANSMNQLQGSSQEIGNVTKLIIAVAEQTKLLALNAQIESARAGAAGKGFAVVAAEVKELAGRSAEATQQIIGMIKAIQSESLQAVDGISGIVGLIENIAEQQTMIAAAVEEQTATSAEMSGGMHAVAESATAAARGAETVLAAAANLREQADRLRQLTT; this is encoded by the coding sequence ATGGTCAGGAAGGGATCCGCGGGAACGGGTGAGGGCGTACCGCCGATGTTGCGCTCGGCGGAGACACTGCTGGCCGCGCTGCACGCCGCGCCGTCCGTGTTGATCATCGCCAACGCCGCCGGTGAGATCGTCTACCGGAACAAGGCCGCCGACGAACTCACCCGGCGCGCCGTCGGGCAACACGGCGAGCAGGCGATGCTCGACCTGCGGAACGGGATGAAGCGCATCATGGAGACCGCGACCGATTTCCCGCTCACCACGCACATCCCGACCGAGGTCAACGGCAGGAAACTGTACGGGGGCGTCACCATCGACCGCTTCCCCGGCGGCTTCATCTTCACGTGGTCCGACGAGACCGAGAAGGTGGAGGCCAACGAGCTCGTCAACTCGCTGGTCACCGAGCTGACCCGGGCCAGTTCCGAGCTGGCCGAGGCCGGGCGCCAGCTGGCCGACGCCGCCGGTCAGAGCGCCGAGCGGGCCGACGCGATCTCGCGCAACTCCAGCGAGATGGCCGAGAGCATCCGCGAGATCGCCGGACGGGTGACGAGCGCGACGACGAGCACCGACACGGCGGTCGCCTCCGCGCGGTCGACCGCGAACAGCATGAACCAGCTCCAGGGCTCCAGCCAGGAGATCGGCAACGTCACCAAGCTCATCATCGCCGTAGCCGAGCAGACCAAGCTGCTCGCGCTCAACGCGCAGATCGAGTCCGCGCGGGCGGGCGCGGCCGGCAAGGGCTTCGCGGTCGTGGCTGCGGAGGTCAAGGAGCTGGCCGGGCGCAGCGCCGAGGCCACCCAGCAGATCATCGGTATGATCAAGGCGATTCAGAGTGAGAGCCTGCAGGCGGTGGACGGCATCTCCGGCATCGTCGGGCTCATCGAGAACATCGCGGAACAGCAGACCATGATCGCGGCGGCGGTCGAGGAACAGACTGCCACCAGCGCCGAGATGTCCGGCGGCATGCACGCCGTCGCCGAGTCGGCGACGGCCGCCGCCCGGGGCGCCGAGACAGTGCTCGCCGCGGCGGCGAACCTGCGCGAGCAGGCGGACCGGCTGCGGCAGCTCACCACCTGA
- a CDS encoding helix-turn-helix transcriptional regulator, with the protein MNRIDRLYALVEELRAVAPRKRTATWLAARFEVSVRTVERDLSALAQAGVPIYADRGRGGGYTLDRSRTLPPINITPAEATAAAMALQRLAGTPFHAAAHSLLDKLLAVMPSTEVAHAETLARRVQIMGEPGRTPVPRAISEALNSGRVLRLSYIDRHGRTSSRLVEPVGYIDLGGVWYLRAHCRLRGARRFFRLDRIGAATSTGEAAPPVDVHQSLLDIPGVPAVRVTLGEAARSVTGRAA; encoded by the coding sequence GTGAACCGGATCGATCGCCTCTACGCACTGGTCGAGGAACTTCGGGCCGTGGCTCCCCGGAAGCGCACAGCGACTTGGCTGGCGGCGCGGTTCGAGGTCAGCGTACGCACGGTCGAGCGCGACCTCAGCGCCTTGGCGCAGGCCGGTGTGCCCATCTATGCCGACCGCGGTCGCGGCGGTGGTTACACACTCGACCGCAGCCGGACCCTCCCGCCGATCAACATCACACCCGCCGAAGCCACCGCTGCGGCGATGGCGTTACAGCGGCTGGCCGGCACACCGTTCCACGCCGCGGCCCATTCGCTGTTGGACAAGCTCCTCGCCGTGATGCCCTCCACCGAGGTGGCACATGCCGAGACGCTGGCCCGGCGAGTACAGATCATGGGTGAGCCGGGTAGAACGCCGGTTCCGCGAGCGATCAGCGAGGCGCTGAACTCGGGTCGAGTGCTGCGCCTGAGCTACATCGACCGGCACGGCCGCACAAGCTCGCGCCTGGTGGAACCGGTCGGGTACATCGATCTCGGCGGCGTCTGGTACCTGCGGGCGCACTGCCGCCTGCGTGGCGCTCGACGATTCTTCCGGCTCGACCGAATCGGCGCGGCGACGTCGACCGGCGAGGCGGCCCCACCGGTCGACGTCCATCAGTCACTGCTCGATATCCCGGGCGTCCCAGCCGTGCGGGTCACGCTGGGCGAAGCTGCCCGGTCCGTTACCGGCCGGGCGGCGTGA
- a CDS encoding nitronate monooxygenase, with the protein MVWEFRRPVVVAPMAGGPSMPGLVTAAAAAGALGFLAAGYKSADQVAREVAEVRASGVPFGLNIFVPSPPPVDVATLREYREALRPEAERYEVELPQLRLADDDGFAAKVQVAVGASVPWVSFTFGVPEESVVKELRRAGCTVLVTVTDADEARRAAAAGPDALIAQAGSAGGHSATMSPADYDGSSTAPEVVRDVRAAVNLPIIAAGGTGTAQDVRHLLAAGAMAVQAGTVFLLADEAGTRAVQRDAMLSRRFTETTVTRAFTGQPARALKNRFTDTYSPSAPLGYPTVHHLTAPIRAAATRHGDPDTINLWAGTAHAEARPGPTAEIMRRLTGED; encoded by the coding sequence ATGGTGTGGGAGTTTCGACGTCCGGTGGTGGTGGCGCCGATGGCCGGGGGTCCGTCGATGCCGGGCTTGGTGACGGCGGCCGCGGCCGCCGGTGCGCTGGGTTTTCTGGCGGCCGGGTACAAGTCGGCCGATCAGGTGGCCCGGGAGGTCGCCGAGGTGCGCGCCAGCGGGGTGCCGTTCGGATTGAACATCTTCGTGCCGTCACCGCCGCCGGTCGACGTGGCAACCCTGCGGGAATATCGCGAGGCCCTGCGGCCAGAGGCCGAGCGGTACGAGGTCGAGCTGCCGCAGCTAAGGCTGGCTGACGACGACGGTTTCGCCGCCAAGGTGCAGGTCGCGGTGGGTGCGTCGGTGCCCTGGGTCAGCTTCACCTTCGGGGTTCCCGAGGAGTCGGTCGTCAAGGAGCTGCGGCGAGCCGGTTGCACCGTGTTGGTGACGGTGACCGACGCCGACGAGGCACGACGCGCGGCGGCTGCGGGACCGGACGCGCTGATCGCGCAGGCGGGGTCGGCCGGTGGCCATTCGGCGACGATGTCGCCTGCTGACTACGACGGCTCGTCCACGGCGCCAGAGGTGGTCCGCGACGTCCGCGCAGCCGTGAACCTGCCCATCATCGCCGCGGGCGGCACCGGAACTGCCCAGGACGTACGGCACCTGCTCGCAGCCGGCGCGATGGCGGTACAGGCAGGCACGGTCTTCCTGCTGGCCGACGAGGCCGGGACGCGGGCGGTGCAGCGCGACGCGATGCTGTCGCGACGATTCACAGAGACGACGGTGACCCGAGCGTTCACCGGCCAACCGGCGCGGGCGCTGAAAAATCGGTTCACCGACACCTACTCACCGAGCGCACCGCTCGGTTATCCCACCGTCCACCACCTGACCGCACCGATCCGGGCAGCGGCGACCCGCCACGGGGACCCCGACACCATCAACCTATGGGCGGGTACGGCGCACGCCGAGGCCCGCCCCGGCCCGACCGCAGAGATCATGCGCAGGCTGACCGGCGAGGACTAG